The stretch of DNA ATTACAGGTTACATAAACCTGTACcaaccttttttattattattattacaatctGAAAGTTTTGTTCATTGTCCAGGCCATGGATCGTTCTCTGACAGTGCGGTGATATCAGGGGGGGAGTTGTGTGCATTTGAGTGATGGTTGCCGGGCAGATTTCTCCAGggtttttctcctcttccctGTACGGGGATTAAGTTGCCATGTAAGCGGCTGAGTCAGCAGTCCACTCATCATCAGTCCATCTGCTGTCCACATCACTGGACCTGCAACTCAGCTCATCTACAATAGATTTATGTTCACACATGCAGACTCTGCACCATGCAGAAACATCTagaacatcactaacatctcCACATAGACATTTAAGACCTGTGTATAGAGTAAAGTTGTGTGTTTCCCTCCTCCCTTTCCTCATGTCCAGGTGTCAGTGGAGATGGACATGAGTAAACCGGACCTGGCTGCGGCGCTGAAGGACATCCGCTCTCAATACGAGACCCTGTCCTCCAGGAACCAGGTCCAGACCGAGGAGTGGTACCGCTCCAAGTTTGCCACCGTGACCGAGTCGGCCGCGCGCAACCAGGACGCCATCAAGCACTCAAAGGAGGAGCTGAGCGAGTACCGCCGCCAGGTGCAGGCTCGCACCCTGGAGATCGAGGCCCTCAGGGGCCACAACGAGGCCCTGGAGAGGCAGATGGCTGAGATGGAGGATCGTCATAACAATGAAATGGGAGAGATGCAGGTATGATAACTGGGACGAGGTGGAGATGAGCTGATGATATGATgtatgaaaaacataaaatgacccaaaaacataattttcactgtgtttatgttgtagatttgttcatttcttctttattgGAACGGCTGGTTAGGGTTGGCCGATGAATGtatcaacacaaatgtgttgtttacacCTCAgtagtttcagttttttttaatcaattagcATGGACATAGTTTTCATAGTTGGCCTCAGAAATGTGATAAATGCTGCAGTCAGTATAACTTTTGTATTTGACAAAATATAACTCTGCAGTGCAGCCACACAATGCAGATCGACtctaaaataatacaatttctAACTATTTAAGCTTAAGTTTAACTTTTTCAGACGGAACTCAAAAGCAGTCAACCTCTATTAGAGATAAAACATCGGCATCAGACTAATATCAGTGTCTgcagatactcaaggttgtgtAACATACTGTTTTGTTGTCGTTATTAGTCTCACTCATCAGATTTTTATTGAACCACACATGTAAGCGAGATCTGATCAAGTTACAGCTGAGAACACCGCGTTAAATAATCTCTGTTCACTCGtataacacaaacaacacaggcAGGTCCCACAGACATCACACACAAGGATTAGATTCTGCCACAAATCTCACTCTCATCAGTTTAACACAGCGCAGTGGAAACCTGAGATATGTGTTTACAGGAGGTGtatatttcatataaaaaaaatcaatcaatgaaactcttcagtgtttgagcacagaaatgttttttttctttgatgtttgtctgtctgacaaaataatgagatttcaccgtgtgtgtgtgtgtgtgtgtgtgtgtgtgtaggatacCATTCAGCAGCTGGAGGGCGCTCTGCACAGCACCAAAGGGGAAATGTCCCGTCACCTGCGCGAGTACCAGGATCTGCTCAACGTCAAGATGGCGCTGGACATTGAGATCGCCGCCTACAGGTCTGTTACGTTATTATGCCGCGCAAATCACACTCCCATTCCCTTcttattttgacatttatgGACATTTACTTATATTCTAGTAGACTGTATATCACATAAAGAATGAGTGTAATCTGCAGATTGTAACGAACAAACTCACTGCCCTCACTCACCAGAGAGGaggtcatttttcttctttctttcttcttctggctggtttgtccgtTAGCATGGCAgcacaaaatggcggcctctgtaTCTATCCTCTGAAACAAGACTAACAACAAGCTTCAGAGATGGAAAAATGGGGGCATAATTGTTCCTGCAGCTCGTGAGTGAGACCATGAAGTCCACAGGAAAATGTCTTAaacagagtcgccccctggtggttattcaTTATACTCTTACTTCCTGGTTAGCTTCAACCAGCAAACCAAACAAATTTGTCCGCATTTTGCATACAGTCTGTGGCTTCAACTGATTTTGAAAATGGGTATCATCATTTCCCCTCCCCCCACTGTAACAGGATATATAGTGTGaatatacaatattatttttttattttgttctttttattaatCCTCTtcgggaaattccttctctgcatttaatccatcctctactagaaaccttcctagaatgaGGAAGCAgcgggcagccactgagcaatGTCCGGGgagtaccttgctcaggggcaccccagtccttgaaccggcaaccctccagttacaagccaagttccctttacACTTGGGCATGTGCTCCCGGAATAGTCTAACTGAGCAACTGTGATGGTGTTTGTAGCAAagactgtatatatgtaaatagaCAGTTAATCCCAGAGACATCACGCTCCTCGGGAGAGATTTGCTCGGATTATAAACGTAATGAGACCAGACAAGAGTCgtcatctctctgtctctctctctctgtacaggAAGTTGCTGGAAGGCGAGGAGTGCCGCCTCAGCTCTGTAGGTGGAGCCATGGTCCATTCAGGCTACTCCGGCTACTCCTACATGTCGGCCCGCTCCTACACCCTGGGAGCGTCCAGGAAATCTGATGCCAAGcccgaggaggaggaagaggaggtggatgaggaggagaaggaggaagaggaggaagagggagaagaggagggagacgaCCAGGAGGAGGGCGAGgatggggaagaggaggaggaggaagaggaggaggaggaggagaagccaaaggagaaggagaagaagagtccCACCGGCAAGAGCAGCAAGAGTTAAACTGCTTGTCTCACCGTCTTCATCATCCTCAATAACACATTCCACATCCCAGCCGTCACTTGTATTGTTCTGGTTACTGTTCacatcatctcacacacacacacacacacacacgcacacacacgttcatgtacagctatcttagtgaggacactcatagacataatgcatcccCTAAAGCCCAttaccttaccttaacccttaaccacAACTAAACCATTAAAGTGAGGACCAGACAgtatgtcctcacttcctgcgCTTTTATccggtcctcacaaagatgtatgtacaagcacacacacacacacacactctggatgCCTCACACCTTCTGTGTTGTCgtgtctctgttttctctgttacTCAGAAGTCGGATTAGTCCAGACGTTTATTAGACGGAGAGCTTTAGACGGGAGTGGATGTATCACAGCGGCACAGTGAGTTTAACTCATCCTCATCCTTTGCAGAGGTCGACAGGATCGAGCGCGACGCCACACAAAAAAACGACACTTTCCTCATACGAGCAACAGCAAATGTGCCATTAACGAAGAATACTCACACTAAGAGCAATCAATAAGTTGAAAGTAACAACGTTTGTCGGCACGCACACTTTAAAGATAAATGCACAGACCATGGAGCATGACAAACAGCCGGTCCAACTTTTACGGTGCTATTTGATTTTTACTTATAaaagttggggggggggggtcaccgATCAAAAGCTGCACCAGCGAATCGTCGCGAGCGTCACACAGAGAAGTCCCAGCTTGTGTCTGTACTGTTGCGTAAACCTCACGCGTTGCAGCAGCATGTTTCCTCTCCTTCTTTCCTCCGCTGCTTTCTGTCCGCCGCCACTCCAACTCTTCATCTCATCCCACCGCGACAAAAAGAAATGTACCGCTGACCATTCAAGCCCTCTGTTTCCACGTTCCTCACAGCCCTGCAATAAAAGCAGCTCCGAGAAACAGCGtactgctgttttatttatctctcaGTTGCTTGGAAGGAGGAGCAGCTTCTCCACGACGAAGTGCATCTTTGGGAATGAAAAGTGTTGAGTTTAAATTGCTGCTATATATGTATTTGGGAATATTAATGATCCCCCCTGTGATTGATTCATTTGTCAAGGAACGTATTCGCCACCTCATGTGTTGAACAGTTAGAACTCCTTTACCCTTCATTTATTCAAAGAAAAcctccctttttccccccctcccctgcgTCCTCACACAAACGTGgtggtgcttttgtttttacttttttgctcGAAATAGgacaggaggtggaggtgagcgTAGGCTGTCGGTGTCAGGCAGCTGACGCTGACACTGAGAGCTCTCGGCTCAGACTGCGTGTGGCAGGTGAGGCAGATGCTGCCGGGGTCATGGTTAAACGCTGCAGAGTCGCATTTAAGGGCTATTTTCACTCTAACTCCTTGCATCACTGTTGTTCATtatctccccctcccccccccccccgcccctgcATGGCCTGACTCTTGGAGCTTGATTATTTTATGGATGGGATAGATTTTTGCTTGTCGTgtgttcaatttaaaaaaaaaagaaaaagaaaaaagatgaaaaaactTGCCTTAATCATGACTTGGAGTTAAAATATACACGTTTTCACCTGCATCTCACTTGTTTCTGGGGAGGCTGAGGAGTGTGTACTCTTTCCAGACTGCTATACAACTGTGACTGTGTATGTGCTGCGACCTCATGCAGTCATATTCCTCTCAAagccaaataaaacatttaataaccAAACTCTGTGTCTTCAGTGCCGTGCAATACTGTATGACTTCAACTTTCCAATTGGTATTGCAAGTATTATGTAATATTCCGCTGCTATACTGACCAGATCATATGAAAACACCTATGTTTTCAAGTATTTAGTGCTACTGTTAACTCACAGAGCATTTTTCCAGGACGATGTTtaaacagaggctataagaatgtgcaacatagagtgtcttatatcctttttttcagcacaacctagacaatctgatgaaataaaaagaaaattttcaccaactatataaacacaaaaagtactccaaatgtttaaaatcgggttgaatttgtgaaatttggaaatacgtcacagttcaaagttcacttggctcgtctttatcaacaaaaagaaaagaaaaaggcctCATTTTGTTCTGCACAATTATGAGtgcaactttgactcaacaacatatAAGAAGACAAGAAAACCCCACAATTTTTAATGTGCCAATCTCAACCGacataggcggggtcacaccctgtccaatttgcctaatctgcAAATCTgaggaggaagccggagaacccggagaaaacccacacacacacacacagggagaacatgtgacctccatgGAGAAAGACCCGGGTCTCGAACTCTGGTCTTCTTACTTGGTCAGGAACCAAAACCTTTTCTGAAGTCACAGATTCAAAGTCATTCAGCAGCCTGAGCTgattatcagtatcagtatcttTGGCATCATTgctactgacacacacacacacacacacacaactttctCAACATCTGCACATGATGTGCACATCATCACTAACTGTCATGACCAAGAAAGCTGGTTGTGTTTAGTTGtcttgtggtttcctgttttattttgaaatgtcactCTGTTTCAGGTAACTTGTTCCTTCCCCTTGAgtgtctgattgtctgccccgccctgattgtttccacctgttctcCATGAccgtgtgtgtatattatggtcTGCGTCTGTTGCCAGTTTGTCTTGGGAACTTGAGAGCCACCGTAACCGCCGCGCCATTGTCTTGTCAAGATTTGTCAGGTGTTGTTTTTGCCCGTAGTGTTTtcgtttgttagctttagcccttGTTTTTGTTGGCGTTTCCCCTCATGAGtggtctttcaaaataaaagatcgTTTTAGTCGTGCAATTGGGTCCAAGTCCTTTCACTTTTACGTTTCCGTTGTGTAGTATCTATcattttaatatctgatattatgtcctctatatggggattaaaaatgaaatgcatattTGAGCAGTGGGAGGTGAAAAATGGGGCTTGTGGGTCGAGGGTTGTCGGTGCTGCCTGAGTTTTAttttgcagggacacaggagctgctactctaagtttgtgtcacccaggtgaatccaaatgaaggatttcaaacacggTTCATTCACTGTCCAGCCCCTGGACGGCAAGGACGGCCGAGCTCAGCAAAGTCAGCGCTGATAGCGTGACAACACAAGCACACTGCGGTAAAGTGTCTCATGTCGTCCTCTCCCgtcctctctcctgtctcctcacCCCGCGCACAGCACATTTTGACGGCCTCCACAGGCGAGGCGATGGGCTGGGTGTGGCTGTGGTGCCACTGGTGATGTGTGGAGCTGGCTGCTGCAGGGGGGTGCGGCTTAAACACTGCTGAGGCGGAGCCTGTGCGACATCTCAACGGGGGCCACTTAGGTCAAGGCCTGCTGCAGGATTTAAGGTGTGTGGGCCTTGAACTGGACAAAGGGGTGAAGCCAGAGAAGCTCTCGCTGCACTCATTTCACATGCGCTGTAAGGTCATCATTTGTAATTTGAAGTGCCCACAAAACTAACACAGAATGTGTGGAGCAGTCGTGAGCCTCACTGTCTCTGCACGCTCATTAATGCAGCTGCATCATATTCGCTGGGTGTTACTATCGACTCATCTCGGCTTCTGCCTCCCTGCAGCCAGAGGTGAACGACGGAGGAGGCTGTGATGGATGGCGGTTGCCTCGGCGTTGGCCCACCGGCGAGGCTGTCACCCGGCAAGAGCTTCATCACAGCCTCACATCTgctgtgtgggagagagagcgagagagcacaGTGGCAAACACATTATCACCTCAAACCGGCAGTCAATACAAGTGTCAGGGAAAGCAGGAGGAGGGACGATAGGAGCTCAGATGTTTCTCTAAATCATGAAGGGTGGAGTGCACGGCGAGCTTCAGGGGAGAAGACGTGTAAGACGATACGACAGAGGACAAGGACGAACCGGCAAAgtcttccctgtgtgtgtgcgggacAGTCAATAAGACGTTAAGGATTCTGCTCTGATTAGACTTCAGGAGAATTCAGTGATATATGATCACAAGCTCCACAGGTGTGTGGAAAAAGTGGATTATAATCTTTACAATAATATGTcatcttttcaaaataagaacGGTTGCTCATGTCTTCTGAGAGGGGGAACCTTCCATGAAGTGTCCTTTAtcccagtggttctcaaagtctgggtcaggacccacacaTGGGTCATGGGAAACTCATTTTGCAAAAAcgttcttatttttctttctttatttccctgtttaaataagacattttgacGGAGTATTGGGGCCAaactttcgagaataaagtggCAATATTAAGAGAATAttaatattgtcattattaatgataaaaaataaggtttATTCTCATggaattacgactttattcttgtgatatgactttttttcttcagtttgtccCTAATACTCATAGATATATAACAagaatatgttttaaattacaggcataaaatgaaattgtttttcttatattgtgaattgggtcataacagaaaaaaaaagtacaaacccGCTGTTTTTTGAGTCACAGATTTGAAACAAATGAATTCAGCTGGTGCTGCTATACAACAATAAATTCTCTAATCAGAGGCTTTAAAAGTCAATTGAGGAGATATCGTAATTTATTTCCCAGCTCTTGTTTTCACGCCGTATATTTTGTACTGATTAAAGTAACACGGTGTAATGTTGACAGTGAGCCTCAggaaagtgctgctgctgctgctgctactgggCACATTCTGCTCCTTCTTCTCGCTCTTGGCAAAGCAGCCTCACTGTATTTCCTTTCAATGATGCATCAACTTAATTAAGGGCTGCACTGTACACATTTGTCCATAATTGTTAATCAATACACGCTTACAGAgtaactgaactgaactgaattttTAAACCAACTGATGTTGAACTGTTCCCTGAATCCCTGCTGGGCAGAGTTATGACTCGGCACACGCCTCTGTGGTTGGGTGTCAGAGGGCAGATTTATTGAAAATTCAAGAGTCCGATCAACAGCACAGATGCCTGGCGTGTCCTTGATTTggccactctgctgctgctgctgctgctgcgtgcgTGCCGAGCTCTGCTGTCAGCACTTTCTGTTGTTGTGGAGGTGCATACATAATTGaacctctctcctcctcctcctcctcctcctcctccttcactgccCTCCTGGGACCTTTACAGATAGAGCAATAAATACtcgacctctgcatttaacaaaCTGCCTGCCCTGTTTCCCTGTAACTGGGAGTCTATCTATGACAATGTAATTACAGTCATCAGTGACCTTGCTGTTGGGAGAGCTGACGTCTTGGGTGGACATTTGGACTGGACGAGGCATTCAGGGACTtgattcaatatattcaaatgaGTCAATGTATATAAAGCTGCTTTCTGTCACTTACATAATAGTCCCGAGCTCATTTTAACTTCAAAGATGACTCTTTTCAttcagtgtttctctctctgccgtGTCCttcccctctctgcctctcccatccttccctctctctctccttctctaaATCCATGGCTATATATAGACTTCTGCATTGCAGATGTCCCACAGCTCTGCAGTTCTGGAGGAGCCGCTGAGGAGTCCCagccaaaaaaatgaaaagtgtttttgctgtcacacacacacacacatacgcagcagtggatcagagaCAGCAGACTGGATCGTGGCCTGCAGGCAGGGTGGGACAGCTGAAGCATGACAAGTCTGTACACAGTGATGACACGGCAGAGCACCGTCCACAGCAGAGCACTGCGGCAAGGATGAAATGGCCCCAAATGAATGGAGTTAAAAGCACTGCAGTCATAATCTTTGGCTGGGTGGgtcactgtgtttccatcattgtttatttatttattttttattaaactgtttcctctctgtcttgttgtaaaaagaacacattttcacCATTGAAGACAGCAAGTTACCatcacatgtactgtacagtgGCAACATATCTGAAAGAAGAAGGTaatgagttattattattattatgacaaacacaacatcatttAAACCACATGATGTAACTATTATTGGCTGTGGCTGCTGGTGTTCCTGTTTTAGTGGTTTAGCGATGACTCGTCAGGTAATAAGGATGAGAAATCCTTTAGAGAAAAGCCTGAAATTATGCTGGGACACTCAGTAAGAGGTGAAATAACAGGAAAATAACAAGAAAATTGCGGCAGAAGAGACACTTGTGTAAAGTCATTTTGTCAAtagtcaataaaacacaaatttaaaaacaaaaggattaAAAATACCATGTCTTCTTTACCCTGATGAGCCAGAAGGAACTTTGTTTCTATAATTTCTATAATTCAGTTTTTCAAACAGGTTTATTGTGAGTgtgatgtaagaaaaaaaactgcagcatcCTGATGTAAACAAAGCGTGTTCTGGGTCACacgcgtgtgtttgtgtatgtgtgtgtgtgctgatacATTCATCACTGCACCGTGACAGTGTCACCTCCTAttgaactgttttattttggctgCAAAGCGATTCTCATTTTCACATGTGCTGCAACAGCGGTACGCCATTAATAATTTATAACTGCTGGTTTctgtcaggacacacacacacagagagagagagagagagagaatgaaagaatTACAGTGAGCTTTTGCTGCCACTTGGTGTTACAGGTGCAGATTACAGATCCTCGATCAAGCACAAGTAAAATGATTCAGTCCCGTCTtctcaaaaaatgtgttttatggacATTAGttctaaataaaaatcattatgtcacacactggtccaatcaaaacacatgataatTAGTTTTCTTACTTTAATgacagggccacacggtggtgtagtggttagcactctcgccttgcagcgagaagacccgggttcgagccccggttggaacaagggcctttctgcatggagtttgcatgttctccccgtgtgtgcgtgggttctctccgggtactccggcttcctcctacagtccaaaaacatgcaatgtggggataggtaaattggacactccaaattgaccataggagtgagtgtgagagtgaatggttgtttgtctctatctgtgtgtggccctgcgatggactggcgaactgtccagggtgtaccccgcctatcgcccgatgtagctgagattggcacagcaccccccgcgaccctctggcagaggataaagcggtagatgatgactgactgactgactttaatGACAGTGAAAATCAACACCCACTTCCATCCACGTACTTTATTTCTTGAGTTTCTGACTTTCACAGGAGCAAATTACacaatatatatactgtatactgtaaagGTATACCAccattttgatcaaattttacaagttaagtacaagtaaaagtttGTACTCAAGGTAAAGTAAAACagtaccttttttaaaaatttagTTGGAGTTAAAGAGACTGAGGTTCTGCAAAAAGGACGaaaaactttacaaattaaaatatgcaaacacataatgtatcagtcaaaatgggtcaaaggtcacaaaaggtcacatatatatgaaaAGTGGAAATTTAAATGATTGTGAATGTGTTATGCAATGATGTATAGCATTGCAGTAAAGAATGTACAGATGTATACAAAGACTAAGTGCGGCCATGGTTTGTCATGATTAAGTTATGTAATAGTAACACATTATTTATAGCACATTACAATATTTGTATACTTCTTCCCCCGATGACGTCAGAGAACTGATAGGAAAGTCAAGTTTACCAGGACAGAATAAACACTAGGCAATGATgccttaaaaataaaagcacagattCATCGCTTGCAGATTTATTATGCTTGTTTACATCTCCAGAAAAAAGGCAAATCTATAATACATATAATTCTTTATCATACTCCGAACACATGGAGGGCAGAGGAATGAGAAAAGAACTGGTTACACACTTTAGACACACTACAATTGGATTTGAATTATTATGTTTACACCTATTTATACTCatttcagatttgttttatcatatcagattttttttaggattagtgatgtctaatggtgagacaaaTAGAGATCTCCTCCACTCATTCCTTGACTttgcagacaggaagttgctcttatgattcaaaatgcaaatgatgaggcaacaaaaaaacaaatgtttttttttattttaaagcaattacacaTTTACTCACAATCAAAAAGTACCGACACTGTACTTACAAACACTCTTGGATGTTGTACGCTGGACTTTGGAATtgacatagtgtgtgtgtgtatgtgcgtccgtgtgtgtatactgtgcaAAATTCCATGGCCACTACTGGCTTTGTTGTTGCTAAAAAGAATAATATGATTTTATTCTGTGATCTATTGCATTTTGAATGGAATGGAAAAAGTCACAacgaaataaaaactaaaaccaatgaaaaatcccaaactattaaTATAACCTTGTTCAGGATATGAGATGCatggactttattttgaaaaacggaAGTAATGTTCAGCTCTCTTCATGCGTCGTTGGGTGACTTTGATCTGGGGGGGTCTTCGAAGGAacagtgttaaaaacaaacctAGCTAGTGTCTTAGCCGAGGAGCCGTTAGTCATTTATCCACATCATCATCAGAAGAGTGTGTCGGAGCCTCGGGACCTTCGCTGTTGTCGTTTACTGCAAACATGACAGAGCTGAGGCACCGCGGAGCTACAGGCAGTGACCCAGCCTTACAACCGCCGTCTGAGGACAAGGTAGCTCCTGCCACCGCTCAGCCTCGCTGGAAGCGATGCTAACTCTCGCTAGCCACACTCAGCTACACCAATTTGTCAACGCTATTTGCTCTCAGTTGCGCGAGCCAGAGACAGAGCCACgtttaaatcaattaaaacatgttttctcagACATGCTCGCTTACATGGCGGGTTTAGAgctaacatttaaaatgctacAACACAGAGAAGACGCGGGCTTTACGAATCATCTGTCAAAATACTGTTCGTTATATGACATGACTGGCTGATGGTCTTCCTGACTGTGCTGTCGTCGTGACAGTGTGGACATGTTAGTGCTTTTGTAGCCGCACAATATCAGGAAAACATGCGCTATGTTGCGATAACTTCGAGCAACATGGCACGACATAACGAGAAATGACTACATCTTTACATATATACGTTGTTAACGTATTGCTGCTTTGGTTTTGCTCCTATCTCCTATCAACTACACAGTGAGAAGCTCATTCATATGACA from Solea solea chromosome 8, fSolSol10.1, whole genome shotgun sequence encodes:
- the neff1 gene encoding low molecular weight neuronal intermediate filament, which gives rise to MSYSSDIYTSSSYRKIFGDAPRSGRVGLGGGSSPSRLHPAGYRSSHRNYGSPSVVSSTSYRRSAAPGRVYSSMADSGMDLSQSTAVTNELKIIRTNEKEQLQGLNDRFVSFIEKVHNLEQQNKVLEAEVTLLRQRHNEPSRLHELYEQEIRELRARVEELTHEKSQMHLDCVQMNDTLERVREKLDEETRMREEAENALKGYRKDVDDATLARLELEKKVESLLDEIAFLRKVHEEELQELQTSLQASQVSVEMDMSKPDLAAALKDIRSQYETLSSRNQVQTEEWYRSKFATVTESAARNQDAIKHSKEELSEYRRQVQARTLEIEALRGHNEALERQMAEMEDRHNNEMGEMQDTIQQLEGALHSTKGEMSRHLREYQDLLNVKMALDIEIAAYRKLLEGEECRLSSVGGAMVHSGYSGYSYMSARSYTLGASRKSDAKPEEEEEEVDEEEKEEEEEEGEEEGDDQEEGEDGEEEEEEEEEEEEKPKEKEKKSPTGKSSKS